Proteins encoded by one window of Salvelinus namaycush isolate Seneca unplaced genomic scaffold, SaNama_1.0 Scaffold349, whole genome shotgun sequence:
- the LOC120040397 gene encoding potassium voltage-gated channel subfamily A member 2-like, whose amino-acid sequence MTVATGDPGDDAYEPELSHECCERVVINISGLRFETQLKTLSQFPETLLGDPKKRMRYFDPLRNEYFFDRNRPSFDAILYYYQSGGKLRRPVNVTLDIFSEEIRFYELGEEAIEIFREDEGFIKEEERPLPENEFQRQVWLLFEYPESSGAARIIAIISVMVILISIVSFCLETLPVFRNDHEDNNVFQPFNNSSSSFTSSYFTDPFFILETLCIIWFSFEFLVRFFACPSKAGFFGNIMNIIDIVAIIPYFITLGTELAEKPEDGQTGQQAMSLAILRVIRLVRVFRIFKLSRHSKGLQILGQTLKASMRELGLLIFFLFIGVILFSSAVYFAEADEADSQFSSIPEAFWWAVVSMTTVGYGDMVPTTIGGKIVGSLCAIAGVLTIALPVPVIVSNFNYFYHRETEGEEQAQYLNTPSVPKADSAEDLKKSSSSGSGSPLSKSDYMEIQEAALNHSTEDFRAESLKTGNCTLLANANTLGNANTNTLANTNRVNITKIRTDV is encoded by the exons ATGACGGTTGCTACAGGGGACCCGGGGGACGACGCATACGAACCGGAACTGAGCCACGAGTGCTGCGAGCGTGTAGTCATCAACATCTCCGGGCTGCGCTTTGAGACGCAGCTGAAAACCCTCTCCCAGTTCCCTGAAACTCTGCTGGGGGACCCCAAGAAGAGGATGAG gtACTTTGATCCTCTGAGGAACGAGTATTTCTTTGACAGGAACCGGCCCAGTTTCGATGCCATCCTGTACTACTACCAGTCAGGAGGGAAACTGCGCAGGCCGGTTAATGTCACTCTAGACATCTTTTCAGAGGAGATCCGCTTCTATGAGCTGGGTGAGGAGGCCATCGAGATCTTCAGAGAGGATGAGGGCTTCATTAAGGAAGAAGAGCGTCCTCTCCCAGAGAATGAGTTCCAGAGACAG GTGTGGCTGCTGTTTGAGTATCCCGAGAGTTCCGGCGCGGCCCGTATCATCGCCATCATCAGCGTCATGGTGATCCTGATCTCTATCGTGTCCTTCTGCCTGGAGACACTCCCCGTGTTCCGGAACGACCATGAAGACAACAATGTGTTCCAGCCTTTCAACAACTCCTCGTCTTCCTTCACCTCCTCCTACTTCACGGATCCATTCTTCATCCTGGAGACGCTCTGCATCATCTGGTTCTCCTTCGAGTTCCTCGTCCGCTTCTTCGCGTGTCCTAGTAAAGCCGGGTTCTTCGGTAACATTATGAATATCATCGATATTGTGGCGATTATTCCATATTTCATCACGTTGGGCACCGAGCTGGCAGAGAAACCGGAGGACGGGCAGACGGGGCAGCAGGCCATGTCTCTCGCCATCCTCAGGGTCATCCGTCTGGTCAGGGTGTTCAGGATCTTCAAGCTGTCCAGACACTCCAAGGGGCTCCAGATCCTGGGCCAGACCCTGAAGGCCAGCATGCGGGAGCTTGGCCTCCTCATCTTCTTCCTCTTCATTGGAGTCATCCTCTTCTCCAGCGCTGTTTACTTCGCTGAGGCCGACGAGGCGGACTCCCAGTTCAGTAGCATCCCAGAAGCCTTCTGGTGGGCCGTGGTTTCTATGACCACCGTAGGCTACGGCGACATGGTGCCCACCACCATCGGCGGGAAAATCGTTGGATCACTCTGCGCCATCGCCGGCGTGCTGACCATTGCCTTACCAGTTCCTGTCATCGTGTCCAACTTCAACTACTTCTACCACAGGGAGACGGAGGGCGAGGAGCAGGCGCAGTACCTGAACACACCCAGCGTGCCCAAGGCCGACTCAGCAGAGGACCTGAAGaagagcagcagcagcgggagtgGTTCCCCCCTCAGTAAGTCAGACTACATGGAGATACAGGAAGCTGCACTGAACCACAGCACTGAAGACTTCAGAGCAGAGAGCCTGAAGACAGGCAACTGCACCCTGTTGGCTAATGCTAACACACTAGGTAATGCTAACACTAACACGCTGGCTAACACAAACCGTGTCAACATCACCAAGATAAGAACGGACGTATAG